From the Streptomyces pluripotens genome, one window contains:
- a CDS encoding SDR family oxidoreductase, which translates to MSSPDPQVRAARNPSTRPAAVRGPVVAITGAATGVGALLTERLAACEEIKQVIAIDERRGECADAQWHILDVRDPAIADKLRGADVVVHLALDLDLGSDGAARTAYNVRGTQTVLTAAAAAGVHRVVLCTSAMVYGALPDNELPLSEDAELRATAEATGVGDLLEIERLARRAPRAHPGLNVTVVRPAVLVGGTDTALTRYFESPRLLVVAGSRPAWQFCHVEDLCGALEYAVLEKVDGELAVGCDGWLEQEEVEELSGIRRMELPSAVALGAAARLHRIGLTPSPAGDLAYTMYPWVVSGSRLHDAGWRPKWTNEEVLAELLEEVSGRHTVAGRRLGRKDATAAGAAGATVALLGAAAVVRRARKARRRL; encoded by the coding sequence GTGAGTTCCCCAGATCCACAGGTTCGCGCAGCGCGAAACCCTTCCACCCGGCCCGCCGCAGTACGCGGGCCCGTCGTCGCGATCACCGGTGCCGCCACCGGAGTCGGAGCCCTGCTCACCGAGCGGCTCGCCGCCTGCGAGGAGATCAAGCAGGTGATCGCCATCGACGAGCGGCGCGGGGAGTGCGCCGACGCGCAGTGGCACATCCTCGACGTGCGTGACCCCGCCATCGCGGACAAATTGCGGGGCGCGGATGTGGTGGTGCATCTGGCGCTCGACCTGGACCTGGGGAGCGATGGGGCCGCCCGCACGGCTTACAACGTCCGGGGGACCCAGACGGTGCTGACGGCCGCGGCAGCGGCCGGCGTACACCGGGTGGTGCTGTGCACCTCCGCGATGGTCTACGGGGCGCTGCCGGACAATGAGCTCCCCCTGTCGGAGGACGCCGAACTGCGTGCGACGGCGGAGGCCACCGGGGTCGGGGACCTGTTGGAGATCGAGCGGCTGGCGCGGCGGGCGCCGCGGGCGCACCCGGGGCTGAACGTCACCGTGGTGCGGCCGGCCGTTCTGGTCGGGGGCACGGACACCGCGCTGACCCGGTACTTCGAGTCGCCGCGGCTGCTCGTCGTCGCCGGCTCGCGGCCCGCGTGGCAGTTCTGCCACGTCGAGGACCTGTGCGGCGCTCTGGAATACGCCGTTCTGGAGAAGGTCGACGGGGAGCTGGCCGTCGGCTGCGACGGGTGGCTGGAGCAGGAGGAGGTCGAGGAGCTGAGCGGGATCCGGCGGATGGAGCTGCCGTCGGCGGTCGCGCTCGGCGCGGCGGCCCGGTTGCACCGGATCGGGCTCACGCCGTCCCCGGCGGGGGACCTCGCGTACACGATGTACCCCTGGGTGGTCAGCGGGAGCAGGCTGCACGATGCCGGGTGGCGGCCGAAGTGGACCAACGAGGAAGTGCTCGCGGAGCTGCTGGAAGAGGTTTCCGGGCGGCACACGGTTGCCGGACGGCGGCTGGGACGCAAGGACGCCACGGCCGCGGGTGCCGCCGGGGCGACGGTCGCCCTGCTCGGTGCGGCGGCTGTCGTGCGCCGGGCCCGGAAGGCGAGGCGGCGGCTGTGA